A single region of the Microbulbifer sp. MKSA007 genome encodes:
- a CDS encoding 3'-5' exonuclease, with amino-acid sequence MQRQHREGEQTEADAIQITTMHQAKGLEWEQVIIPTLTQHNMPYQPQRDFSTPASLESERRLMYVAMTRAKSKLFLLAPAEDSKKNDPEASQPSLFINEMQLPLSKLMADSLKERPEKIDTDVPVSRQALHYLEACDYNPNISAPRAPMRKPEPGEGLRHRKLGYGRVLGWEDKRIEVLFSDGKARRFDWETLSQYLM; translated from the coding sequence CTGCAACGCCAACACCGTGAGGGTGAACAAACTGAAGCGGATGCTATACAAATAACGACTATGCACCAGGCTAAAGGTTTGGAGTGGGAACAAGTGATTATCCCCACCCTCACCCAGCACAATATGCCCTATCAACCTCAACGGGACTTCAGCACACCCGCGTCACTGGAGAGCGAACGCCGCTTAATGTACGTGGCGATGACCCGCGCCAAGTCAAAACTCTTCTTGTTGGCCCCTGCAGAAGACTCCAAAAAGAATGACCCCGAGGCTTCGCAGCCTTCATTATTTATTAATGAGATGCAGCTTCCTTTAAGTAAATTGATGGCAGACTCCCTAAAGGAGCGCCCGGAAAAAATCGACACCGATGTACCGGTTTCACGCCAAGCACTCCACTATTTAGAAGCTTGCGATTACAACCCCAATATCAGCGCACCCAGGGCACCAATGCGAAAACCAGAACCTGGAGAGGGGCTGCGGCATCGAAAACTTGGCTATGGAAGGGTTTTGGGATGGGAGGACAAGCGTATCGAGGTTTTATTTAGCGATGGAAAAGCTCGACGGTTTGATTGGGAGACTTTGTCACAATATCTGATGTAG
- a CDS encoding DUF1993 family protein — protein sequence MQISIKSLLHNYLSQLLSIVTKIPQEIFHKQLASNMFSLAENAKIAANFSLRGYCPLVDQKIVTFEEDGSTKEGILRTIQKTLNYLDSLPEVTDLDSSRRINDKAGFTTVDLPQPKYIHQYIIPNLLFHISMVYAIARHCGVTLSKGDFDGFHSYPAEFSFM from the coding sequence ATGCAAATATCTATCAAGAGCCTCCTTCATAATTATCTTTCCCAACTACTTTCAATTGTGACTAAAATTCCGCAGGAAATATTTCACAAGCAGCTGGCATCTAACATGTTCAGCTTAGCCGAGAATGCAAAAATTGCGGCCAATTTTTCTCTTCGTGGATACTGCCCACTCGTTGACCAAAAAATTGTGACATTTGAAGAGGATGGCAGTACAAAGGAGGGTATTCTGAGAACCATCCAGAAAACACTAAATTATTTGGATTCTTTACCCGAAGTAACCGATCTGGACAGTAGTAGAAGAATCAATGATAAAGCAGGTTTTACAACCGTGGATCTCCCACAGCCAAAATATATCCATCAATATATAATTCCAAACTTGCTATTCCATATAAGCATGGTTTATGCAATTGCACGCCACTGTGGTGTAACCCTTAGCAAAGGCGATTTTGATGGGTTCCACAGCTATCCAGCTGAATTTAGCTTTATGTAA